In Clarias gariepinus isolate MV-2021 ecotype Netherlands chromosome 1, CGAR_prim_01v2, whole genome shotgun sequence, one DNA window encodes the following:
- the nmur1b gene encoding neuromedin-U receptor 1 codes for MHTHIHTRSCCSSKTHLTTHIQTHAHTSTAQTGVLIVCVCVCVPTGGALEVKVLTMHPLNCTTPDPSWCLESDKCAMGNVSSEDLADLCDSRSTYVEKYLGPRRSPHFLPICILYLGIFCVGSLGNALTCTVIIRHRSMRTPTNFYLLSLAISDLLVLLLGLPLELYELWSNYPFLLGTGGCYFKTCLFETVCFASVLNVTAVSAERYLAVVHPLRVQNVMTHGHVRRVVIVLWIVSFLCALPNTSLHGVTTLRPRFGQSFPESAVCTVVKPPWIYWLLVQLTALFFFLVPITSIGVLYLLIALQLQRETRLLQNDALQSGAQSTLQTSRHRQVTKMLFVLVVVFAICWAPFHIDRVMWSYIEDWSEQHHRVFEFIHLISGVFFYLSTAANPILYSLMSSRFRELFREVACRKPEQKFSITQITFRTTG; via the exons atgcacacacacatacacacacggtcCTGCTGTTCTTCTAAAACGCACTTAACCACACATATACAAACCCACGCGCACACATCAACAGCTCAAACAGGAGTcctgatcgtgtgtgtgtgtgtgtgtgtgcccactGGAGGAGCTCTGGAAGTCAAG GTGTTAACAATGCATCCTTTGAACTGCACCACCCCGGACCCGTCATGGTGCCTGGAATCCGATAAGTGCGCCATGGGGAACGTGAGTTCTGAGGATTTGGCGGATTTATGTGACAGCCGCAGCACGTACGTGGAAAAGTATTTAGGACCACGCCGCTCTCCGCACTTTCTTCCAATCTGCATCTTATATTTGGGCATCTTCTGCGTCGGATCGTTGGGCAACGCACTGACGTGTACCGTGATCATACGCCACCGCTCCATGCGCACACCTACCAACTTCTACTTGCTCAGCCTGGCCATTTCAGACCTGCTCGTTCTCCTCCTGGGTTTGCCCTTAGAGCTTTATGAGCTCTGGTCCAACTACCCGTTCCTGCTGGGAACCGGAGGCTGCTACTTTAAGACGTGCCTGTTCGAGACTGTTTGTTTTGCCTCGGTGCTCAATGTTACAGCAGTCAGCGCCGAACGCTACCTTGCTGTCGTCCACCCGCTACGCGTTCAAAATGTCATGACACATGGCCACGTAAGACGGGTCGTCATAGTGCTGTGGATCGTATCGTTTCTTTGTGCTTTGCCCAACACAAGCTTGCACGGTGTGACAACTTTGCGTCCAAGGTTTGGCCAGAGTTTTCCCGAGTCGGCCGTGTGTACCGTGGTGAAGCCTCCCTGGATCTACTGGCTGCTCGTCCAGCTCACTGcgctcttcttcttccttgttCCCATAACGAGCATCGGCGTGCTCTACCTGCTCATCGCACTTCAGCTGCAAAGAGAAACACGGCTACTGCAGAACGACGCCTTGCAATCAGGAGCGCAGAGCACGCTGCAGACATCGCGTCATCGCCAGGTCACCAAAATGCTTT tcgtgctggtggtggtgttcgCCATCTGCTGGGCACCCTTTCACATCGACCGTGTCATGTGGAGCTACATCGAAGACTGGAGCGAACAACACCATCGCGTCTTCGAGTTTATTCACCTGATCTCAGGAGTGTTCTTCTACCTGAGCACGGCCGCCAACCCCATTCTGT